The following proteins come from a genomic window of Nautilia profundicola AmH:
- a CDS encoding efflux RND transporter periplasmic adaptor subunit, translating into MIKKIALLTALVAGLFAFETATAQKKEIDIKKEYVADVYSPSQVMVATRVMGYIKKINVEEGDVVKKGQELFVVDPNDIYSMLNQARGALLQAQSGVLMAEMAYADAKKDYERFKNLYENGAVSKRDFEKMKLMMDIRKKQVDMAKGMLKQAKAGLSMAENQLKYAKVKSPIDGVVTMKMKKVAEMALPGYPVLVLSDIHNLKAKSFVKEEDIDKFKIGMPVTIKVPAIKKEFSAKVSTIIPSADPATHSYIVKYTFTNTKGLLPGMYAKAVVNIAKKEAVLVPFSALTSRSGIVGVFVVDGNVARFVPVTQIAQDGENIAVKGLNGGERVILYPPANLADGQRL; encoded by the coding sequence ATGATTAAAAAAATAGCATTATTAACGGCTTTGGTTGCGGGATTGTTCGCATTTGAAACCGCTACGGCTCAAAAAAAAGAGATTGATATTAAAAAAGAATACGTAGCGGATGTGTATTCACCTTCTCAGGTTATGGTGGCAACAAGAGTTATGGGGTATATTAAAAAAATAAACGTGGAAGAGGGCGATGTTGTAAAAAAAGGTCAAGAACTTTTTGTAGTGGATCCGAATGATATCTATTCAATGCTTAACCAGGCAAGAGGGGCGCTTTTGCAGGCGCAAAGCGGAGTATTGATGGCTGAGATGGCATATGCGGACGCTAAAAAAGACTATGAGAGATTTAAAAATTTATATGAAAACGGTGCGGTTAGTAAAAGAGATTTTGAAAAAATGAAATTAATGATGGATATCAGAAAAAAACAGGTTGATATGGCAAAAGGAATGCTAAAACAGGCGAAAGCCGGGCTAAGTATGGCTGAGAATCAGCTAAAATACGCAAAAGTAAAATCTCCGATTGACGGTGTTGTTACTATGAAAATGAAAAAAGTGGCTGAAATGGCGCTTCCCGGGTATCCAGTATTGGTACTAAGCGATATTCATAACTTAAAAGCTAAAAGTTTTGTAAAAGAAGAAGATATCGATAAATTTAAAATCGGTATGCCTGTAACGATTAAAGTACCGGCAATAAAAAAAGAATTCAGTGCAAAAGTAAGCACTATAATACCGAGTGCGGATCCGGCGACACATTCATATATCGTTAAATACACATTTACAAACACTAAAGGGCTGCTTCCAGGAATGTATGCAAAAGCTGTTGTAAATATTGCAAAAAAAGAAGCGGTTTTAGTGCCTTTTAGTGCGCTTACAAGCAGAAGCGGTATTGTTGGAGTGTTTGTGGTTGACGGAAACGTTGCAAGATTCGTTCCTGTAACACAAATTGCTCAGGACGGGGAAAATATTGCGGTTAAAGGCTTAAACGGAGGTGAGAGAGTTATTCTTTATCCACCTGCAAATTTAGCTGACGGACAAAGATTATAG
- a CDS encoding TolC family protein, which translates to MNKFLLISAALSSLLMAKTVNFDTVLNESLSNNLELKAKKLNIDKAKADLKTAKGYDLGKLIFTEEISRSNNALYVFGMKLESREATFKDFGFSDFLMAWGSGATPDQLLAIQPKDLNYPGARSNFKTKFVYEVPIFTGFKLKYAKEMAKLQVIANKFKYANDKNRLAIEVLKAYNGAVAAKYFISALKKAKETTASFVKMIENFKKVGMATDTDLLQAKKRDSEVDAMLTEAKNKYALALSYLRFLSGDDEISDVGDFKVIVSPDSDLKDLKKAALKNRNDLKWMQKNVETMQKKVKMDSSVKYPMIGAHLEYGWNDNQLNNIDSDKDYFVAAVGLNYTIFDNSEKAKIEKSKIEAMQTAYYYKYMKKGIALQVEQKYLDLQAKAAVLKNKIVNKDLAEEILNKYTYMYKQGMINMTILLMKEADARKARAELIKAKYDEALAAAELKAAIGDLVKESK; encoded by the coding sequence ATGAATAAGTTTTTATTAATTTCAGCCGCTTTATCGAGTTTATTGATGGCGAAAACGGTGAATTTCGACACCGTTTTGAATGAAAGTTTAAGTAACAACTTGGAACTTAAAGCAAAAAAACTGAATATCGATAAAGCCAAGGCTGATTTAAAAACTGCAAAGGGATACGATTTAGGGAAACTGATTTTTACTGAAGAAATAAGCAGAAGCAACAACGCTTTATATGTTTTCGGTATGAAACTTGAAAGTCGTGAAGCTACTTTTAAGGATTTCGGTTTTAGTGATTTTTTAATGGCCTGGGGAAGCGGGGCTACACCGGATCAATTACTGGCGATTCAGCCTAAAGATCTGAATTATCCGGGAGCGAGAAGTAATTTTAAGACTAAATTCGTATATGAAGTACCTATTTTTACAGGCTTTAAACTCAAATACGCAAAAGAGATGGCAAAATTGCAGGTAATCGCTAACAAATTCAAATATGCAAATGACAAAAACAGACTTGCCATAGAAGTGTTAAAGGCGTATAACGGTGCGGTTGCCGCTAAATATTTTATTTCGGCACTCAAAAAAGCAAAAGAGACAACTGCAAGTTTTGTGAAAATGATAGAAAATTTTAAAAAAGTGGGAATGGCTACCGATACTGACCTTTTACAGGCGAAAAAAAGGGACAGCGAAGTAGACGCAATGCTTACTGAAGCTAAAAACAAATATGCTTTGGCTCTTTCATATTTAAGATTTTTAAGCGGTGATGATGAAATAAGCGATGTAGGGGATTTTAAAGTAATCGTATCTCCTGATTCCGATTTGAAAGATTTGAAAAAAGCGGCTTTAAAAAACAGAAACGATTTAAAATGGATGCAAAAAAATGTTGAAACTATGCAGAAAAAAGTAAAAATGGATTCATCCGTGAAATATCCGATGATAGGTGCTCATCTCGAGTACGGATGGAATGATAATCAGTTAAACAACATCGATTCGGACAAAGATTATTTTGTGGCTGCCGTAGGCTTAAATTATACAATTTTCGATAACAGTGAAAAAGCAAAAATAGAAAAAAGTAAAATTGAGGCTATGCAGACCGCTTATTATTATAAATATATGAAAAAAGGTATAGCGCTTCAGGTAGAACAGAAATATCTTGATCTGCAGGCTAAGGCTGCGGTTTTAAAAAATAAAATCGTAAATAAAGATTTAGCGGAAGAAATACTGAACAAATACACTTATATGTATAAGCAGGGAATGATAAATATGACAATTCTTTTAATGAAAGAAGCGGATGCAAGAAAGGCGAGGGCGGAACTTATAAAAGCAAAATATGACGAAGCACTGGCGGCTGCCGAACTTAAAGCCGCAATAGGAGATTTAGTAAAGGAGAGTAAATGA